The nucleotide sequence TCTTGTCCCACAAGCTGTGATAAGTCATCGGCTATATCCTCGCTAATAGCCTGGAATTTCGGTTGTATTCTAGAACGAATGGCTTCCATCCGCTCCTCTAAACCTTCGATATTAAATGTATCAAAGTCTTTTGCTTCAAATCCTGTAAATGTCATCGAATCATTCCTTTTTCATCGCATTGATTGTTTCTAGGCAAAATTTTAACATAGTCCAGATGTCAATAGGAAATAAGTTGCCTTATGTTTAGTGAAAGGAAAATGAGGGTATTATGTTTCTAACTAAACCAGATGTGGATGCTGGCAAGAACGATCGCCAAAGGTGGGATAAATAGTCATGAAATATGTCATGGAAGCCTTAAGAAAAAGGGAAGCAGAACAAAAACTCCCAGGCATTAAGCTAGATATTGATTATCAGCTGGTTACGTTACACGATGCGATGATAGAAGAAAATGAAGAAGAGAAACAAAAGGCTATTGAAAAATTGAAAGAGCTGAGAAATCAGCTTATTGAATTATCAACTCCATTCGAGCTCTAGGGCTCGATTTTTTTGCACTTAATGGGATAGTTAAATACTACTGTCAGATACTAGTTAAGGTTAAAGTCTATTAGAGATGCATCTCAAAATGTAGTCTGATAAGATAGTAAATAAAAGGATATGGAGGCTATGTGAATGGATGCCCGTGCAAAAGATGATATATATAATCAGGCTATTAAGTGGATTCGAGAAGCTGGAGATTTAATCAGAGAGTCAATCGGGGAACCGCTAATGATTGACACGAAATCAAACCCAAATGATTTAGTAACGCAAATGGACAAGAATACTGAAAAGTTCTTTGTGGAAAGAATTAAACAAAAGTATCCATCGCATTCCCTAATTAGTGAAGAAGGTTTTGGAGATTCCTTACAAAATATGGATGGTACGGTGTGGATTATTGACCCAATTGATGGGACCATGAATTTTGTACACCAAAAACGGAACTTTGCTATTTCTATTGGTATTTATAAGAATGGAGTAGGAGAAATAGGTCTTATTTACGACGTGATGGACGATATCCTATATACCGCAAAAAGAGATGAGGGTGCCTATAAAAATGGCGAGAAGCTCCCATTATTAGAGAATAAGCAACTTAAAGAATCGATTTTTGCGCTTAACAGTTTCTGGACTTGTGAGAATAACAAGGTGAATCATAAGAAAATGCAGGACCTTGTAAGAAGAGTGAGGGGAACCCGTTCCTATGGATCCGCTGCTTTAGAATTTGCCTATTTAGCAGAAGGAATGCTAGATGGTTACGTAACCATGAAGCTTTC is from Radiobacillus kanasensis and encodes:
- a CDS encoding inositol monophosphatase family protein, producing MDARAKDDIYNQAIKWIREAGDLIRESIGEPLMIDTKSNPNDLVTQMDKNTEKFFVERIKQKYPSHSLISEEGFGDSLQNMDGTVWIIDPIDGTMNFVHQKRNFAISIGIYKNGVGEIGLIYDVMDDILYTAKRDEGAYKNGEKLPLLENKQLKESIFALNSFWTCENNKVNHKKMQDLVRRVRGTRSYGSAALEFAYLAEGMLDGYVTMKLSPWDIAAGVILVNEVGGKTTKADGKPLDFLQDNTILSSNANIHEEVYRNYIELK